From a single Variovorax paradoxus genomic region:
- a CDS encoding shikimate dehydrogenase family protein, with the protein MMPHVTGTTRLYGLVGDPLTTAKSPELLNRIFAEQRADAVCIPLAVKDDDLPAFVTGARALGNLSGLLVTMPHKQRMLAFVDELHPTARQVGAINVIRCDKDGRWVGAIFDGLGCVLGMQWEGNHPANKSVLLVGAGGAGRAIAFAVASAGARTLTISDVDEHRADDLAKSVAAATGCTTHSGPPDPHGFEIVINATPLGMHANDPMPVDPERLDPGTIVVDIINAPEPTPLCRTADARGCRTQGGRPMHEGQALHALRFLGFDYRPDGKSLPGGPETTQLSPSE; encoded by the coding sequence ATGATGCCGCATGTCACAGGAACAACCCGACTCTATGGGTTGGTGGGCGATCCGCTGACGACAGCCAAGTCGCCCGAACTATTGAACCGGATCTTTGCCGAACAGCGCGCAGACGCGGTGTGCATCCCATTGGCCGTCAAGGACGATGACCTGCCCGCATTCGTCACCGGCGCACGGGCGTTGGGGAATCTCTCCGGCCTGCTGGTCACGATGCCCCACAAGCAACGGATGCTGGCCTTCGTCGACGAACTGCATCCGACTGCCCGGCAGGTCGGCGCAATCAACGTCATCCGCTGCGATAAGGATGGGCGCTGGGTCGGTGCCATATTCGATGGCCTCGGCTGTGTGCTTGGCATGCAATGGGAGGGCAACCACCCGGCGAACAAGTCCGTTCTTCTCGTCGGCGCCGGCGGTGCGGGAAGAGCCATCGCGTTCGCTGTCGCATCCGCGGGCGCCCGGACATTGACCATATCCGATGTCGACGAGCATCGTGCGGACGACCTCGCCAAATCCGTCGCCGCCGCGACCGGTTGCACCACACATTCCGGCCCACCCGATCCGCACGGATTCGAAATCGTCATCAATGCCACGCCGCTGGGTATGCACGCGAACGATCCCATGCCCGTGGATCCCGAGAGGCTGGATCCCGGCACCATCGTCGTAGACATCATCAATGCACCCGAGCCGACGCCGCTTTGCCGCACCGCCGATGCACGCGGTTGTCGTACCCAAGGCGGCCGCCCGATGCATGAAGGGCAGGCGCTGCATGCCCTGCGTTTTCTTGGATTCGATTACCGACCTGACGGCAAATCACTACCGGGCGGGCCCGAAACCACGCAGTTGTCGCCATCTGAATGA
- a CDS encoding extracellular solute-binding protein: MAWLPCWAHPRAQAFAQTTETIAYDTFLDPANTKDPRAAAQTQMIAAFEASQPRVKVRVVVDPAGQNGVRAARAKSDSPDVIRVNNFQMPEFVSTGSVLAIDELIARDKVDTTDWLIGLDQTRVNGKIWGLQQDYRIPIYVYRKSKFNEAKIATPPRTYGEVSALGPLLTRQNQMAYGVPIGLSGGIGGAQAFMEFIVSSIVAGNSDPFFAPNGREIGFSDKRLLLAATIVKDLFQKKAATPVSLQFAYNELQDGMRAGTVASATFGLYRYRGLKAAVADDLAWAPAPSVEPDDKHAVYGFQMCINSHSPRQGGAWEFVKFMASPAAQAIAARGGEVVARASAYKDAYFKTPEAEDQLGWKALVEKRGRMVNYSIIQSTFNQICGEAFQRMILRDLAPAAVALEVRTRYTEALAKA; the protein is encoded by the coding sequence GTGGCATGGCTGCCATGCTGGGCACACCCGCGGGCCCAGGCTTTCGCGCAGACCACGGAGACCATCGCCTACGACACCTTTCTCGACCCGGCCAACACCAAAGATCCGCGTGCGGCGGCGCAGACGCAGATGATCGCGGCTTTCGAGGCCAGCCAGCCGCGTGTGAAGGTACGTGTGGTGGTGGACCCCGCCGGGCAAAACGGCGTACGCGCGGCGCGCGCCAAGTCGGACAGCCCCGACGTGATCCGCGTGAACAACTTTCAGATGCCCGAGTTCGTGTCCACCGGCTCGGTGCTGGCCATCGACGAGCTGATCGCGCGCGACAAGGTGGACACCACGGACTGGCTGATCGGCCTGGACCAGACGCGCGTCAACGGCAAGATCTGGGGCTTGCAGCAGGACTATCGCATCCCGATCTACGTCTACCGCAAGAGCAAGTTCAACGAGGCGAAGATTGCGACGCCGCCGCGCACGTACGGGGAAGTGAGCGCGCTCGGCCCGCTGCTGACCAGGCAGAACCAGATGGCCTACGGCGTCCCCATCGGCCTGAGCGGCGGGATCGGCGGCGCGCAGGCGTTCATGGAGTTCATCGTGAGCTCCATCGTTGCGGGCAACAGCGACCCGTTCTTCGCGCCCAACGGCCGCGAGATCGGCTTCAGCGACAAGCGGCTGCTGCTGGCCGCCACCATCGTCAAGGACCTCTTCCAGAAGAAAGCTGCGACACCCGTGAGCCTGCAGTTCGCGTACAACGAGCTGCAAGATGGGATGCGGGCAGGCACGGTGGCCTCCGCCACCTTCGGGCTGTACCGATACCGTGGCCTGAAGGCTGCCGTGGCCGACGACCTGGCCTGGGCGCCGGCCCCTTCGGTGGAGCCCGACGACAAGCACGCGGTGTATGGCTTTCAGATGTGCATCAATAGCCATTCGCCACGCCAGGGCGGCGCGTGGGAGTTCGTCAAGTTCATGGCCAGCCCGGCCGCTCAGGCGATCGCCGCGCGAGGCGGCGAAGTGGTGGCGCGCGCCAGCGCCTACAAGGACGCCTACTTCAAGACGCCCGAAGCCGAGGACCAACTGGGCTGGAAGGCGCTGGTGGAAAAACGCGGCCGCATGGTGAACTACTCCATCATCCAGTCGACCTTCAATCAGATCTGCGGCGAAGCCTTCCAGCGCATGATCCTGCGTGACCTGGCGCCTGCAGCCGTGGCGCTCGAGGTGCGCACTCGTTACACCGAAGCGCTGGCCAAAGCATGA
- a CDS encoding carbohydrate ABC transporter permease, whose protein sequence is MHIRRSEKMLSWAVLTALVLVVLIPLSWAVLTSLKSEANVMAYPPTFFPTEPSLSAYKAVFRNETFGTDLFNSVLYAVGAVALAVLLSAPAGYAASRFEFRGKRTVMLLILSTSMIPGVALLVPTYFLLDALGLLNNAAVIIVVQAARLVPQTVWFMQNFVDAVPRELDEATQVDGANHWQTFTKVILPLVRPGIAASAVIGMVTTWNDYITVAAFAPEVAHRTLQVALVNQVFDSIGITWSYVMAYAVVSSLPIVAIFVLAQRWFISGLTAGAVKG, encoded by the coding sequence ATGCATATCCGCCGTTCCGAAAAAATGCTGTCCTGGGCCGTGCTGACGGCCTTGGTACTGGTCGTGCTGATCCCGCTGTCCTGGGCGGTGCTCACCTCGCTCAAGAGCGAGGCCAACGTCATGGCCTACCCGCCTACCTTCTTCCCTACCGAGCCCAGCCTCTCGGCGTACAAGGCGGTGTTCCGAAACGAGACCTTCGGCACCGACCTGTTCAACTCGGTGCTGTACGCGGTCGGCGCGGTTGCGCTCGCAGTACTGCTGTCCGCGCCCGCCGGCTACGCGGCTTCACGCTTCGAGTTCCGCGGCAAGCGCACCGTGATGCTGCTGATCCTGTCCACGTCGATGATCCCCGGCGTTGCGCTGCTGGTGCCGACCTACTTCCTGCTGGACGCGCTGGGCCTCTTGAACAACGCCGCGGTCATCATCGTGGTGCAGGCCGCGCGCCTGGTGCCGCAGACGGTGTGGTTCATGCAGAACTTCGTAGACGCCGTGCCGCGCGAGCTGGACGAGGCGACCCAGGTGGACGGCGCCAATCACTGGCAAACGTTCACCAAGGTCATCCTGCCGCTGGTGCGGCCCGGCATCGCCGCAAGCGCCGTCATCGGCATGGTCACGACCTGGAACGACTACATCACCGTGGCCGCGTTCGCGCCCGAGGTCGCGCACCGCACGCTGCAAGTGGCCCTGGTCAACCAGGTGTTCGACAGCATCGGCATCACCTGGTCGTACGTCATGGCCTACGCCGTGGTGTCCTCCCTTCCCATCGTCGCCATCTTCGTGCTTGCGCAGCGATGGTTCATCAGCGGCCTGACCGCCGGCGCCGTCAAAGGCTAG
- a CDS encoding Gfo/Idh/MocA family protein translates to MKVALLEASHWHVPLYLDALDTPGIEVVAVSDAEHVKGEAIAARFGSTLYSSPYELLEREEVDFAFVFGRHSEMPTLAEAVIARRIPFALEKPCGVNMSQVTRLRKLTEEANLYCAVPLIFRMSDLLSAVNGAEGRIPSDFNFMSFRFIVGPPGRYEAAGAGWALDPAFSGGGSTINVATHFIDLFRLLTGKEVTRVSATMNSRTHRREVEDYSLLTMQTEDGVIGLVETGYSFPSTPDEQREFSFTLASDRMYAKSGPDRIEIRDRSNLAAGTRSLRLELDTDAYYPLFVKRVLAECRTGAKPIASLRDAEAMMQVMDAAYASARQGGALQTLAPIAV, encoded by the coding sequence ATGAAAGTTGCATTGCTGGAAGCCAGCCATTGGCATGTCCCGCTCTATCTTGATGCGCTCGACACGCCCGGGATCGAGGTGGTTGCCGTTTCGGATGCGGAGCATGTCAAGGGAGAGGCAATCGCCGCGCGATTCGGCAGTACGCTGTATTCGTCGCCCTATGAGCTGCTGGAGCGGGAGGAAGTCGATTTCGCGTTTGTGTTCGGTCGACATTCCGAGATGCCGACGCTCGCGGAAGCGGTGATTGCGCGGCGAATTCCATTTGCGCTGGAGAAGCCCTGCGGTGTCAACATGTCGCAGGTGACCCGGCTGCGGAAACTGACCGAGGAAGCCAATCTTTATTGCGCGGTACCACTCATCTTTCGCATGAGCGACCTGCTCAGCGCAGTCAACGGTGCCGAGGGTCGCATCCCGTCGGACTTCAACTTCATGTCCTTTCGTTTCATCGTCGGTCCGCCCGGACGTTACGAAGCTGCAGGCGCAGGCTGGGCGCTCGATCCCGCGTTTTCCGGTGGCGGATCCACGATCAATGTCGCGACGCACTTCATCGACCTCTTCAGATTGCTGACCGGCAAGGAAGTCACACGCGTCTCGGCGACCATGAACTCCAGGACGCACCGACGTGAGGTTGAAGACTATTCGTTGCTGACGATGCAAACCGAAGATGGCGTGATCGGCCTCGTGGAGACCGGCTACAGCTTCCCCAGTACCCCTGACGAGCAGCGCGAGTTCTCGTTCACCCTTGCATCCGATCGCATGTACGCGAAATCGGGCCCCGACCGGATCGAGATCCGAGACCGAAGCAATCTCGCCGCCGGCACCCGGAGCCTGCGTCTCGAACTGGACACTGATGCTTACTACCCCTTGTTCGTCAAACGGGTCCTTGCCGAATGTCGCACGGGTGCGAAGCCGATCGCGTCATTGCGCGACGCCGAGGCAATGATGCAGGTCATGGACGCGGCCTACGCTTCGGCTCGGCAAGGCGGTGCGCTCCAGACTCTTGCGCCGATAGCCGTGTGA
- a CDS encoding winged helix-turn-helix transcriptional regulator, which yields MNPATSFHPSKRFQCFAADCPSRALFDQIADKWSMMVLHVLADGPLRFNVIKRQLEGITQKALTQCLRRLERNGLISRRVIPVSPVAVEYAVTPLGRTLEQPFKALHGWTLANITQVEKARKAFDLRLEA from the coding sequence GTGAACCCAGCAACCAGTTTTCACCCATCGAAGCGATTTCAATGCTTCGCCGCCGATTGCCCCAGCCGTGCCTTGTTCGATCAGATTGCGGACAAGTGGTCGATGATGGTGCTGCACGTGCTCGCAGACGGCCCGCTGCGCTTCAACGTGATCAAGCGGCAGCTGGAAGGCATCACGCAGAAAGCGCTCACCCAGTGCCTGCGGCGGCTCGAACGCAACGGGCTCATCTCGCGTCGCGTGATTCCGGTGTCACCCGTAGCCGTGGAGTACGCAGTCACGCCGCTCGGCCGCACGCTGGAGCAGCCGTTCAAGGCGCTGCATGGCTGGACATTGGCCAATATCACGCAGGTCGAGAAAGCACGGAAAGCCTTCGATCTGCGGCTGGAGGCGTGA
- a CDS encoding cupin domain-containing protein: protein MSKTARYQGPLPLDQAKSKFVLTPLEDNRFHRDGPRANVEYRDLGMAEASGGRISAKHIRAVQPFGKETGWHWHDMTAHFVYVLKGWVEFRFDGMPEPVTVVAGSCLSQPAGVAHNVIRQSDDLELIEINTPADYVTVECSP, encoded by the coding sequence ATGAGCAAGACTGCGCGATACCAAGGTCCATTGCCGCTTGACCAGGCGAAATCCAAGTTTGTTCTCACGCCCCTCGAGGACAACCGCTTTCATCGGGATGGTCCTCGCGCCAATGTCGAGTACCGGGATCTCGGAATGGCGGAGGCTTCGGGGGGCCGCATCAGCGCCAAGCACATCCGCGCTGTCCAGCCGTTCGGCAAGGAGACCGGTTGGCATTGGCACGACATGACGGCGCACTTCGTGTACGTGCTCAAAGGCTGGGTCGAATTCAGGTTTGACGGCATGCCCGAACCGGTGACCGTCGTTGCCGGCTCCTGCCTCAGCCAGCCCGCCGGCGTGGCGCACAACGTCATTCGCCAGTCTGACGACCTCGAGCTGATAGAAATCAACACGCCCGCGGACTATGTGACGGTCGAATGTTCTCCCTGA